The Erinaceus europaeus chromosome 4, mEriEur2.1, whole genome shotgun sequence genomic sequence TTTTGTCATACTTGACAAAGCTGGTTCCTTATTTAGCCTTGTGGCTCTCAGTTTTCTTAGGCAGCAACACGGCCTGGATGTTGGGCAAGACACCACCCTGAGCGATGGTGACTTTCCCCAGCAGCTTGTTGAGCTCCTCGTCGTTGCGGATGGCCAGCTGCAAGTGGCGCGGGATGATGCGGGTCTTCTTGTTGTCGCGGGCCGCGTTGCCCGCCAGCTCCAGGATCTCGGCCGTCAGGTACTCCAGCACCGCCGCCAGGTACACAGGGGCGCCGGCTCCGACGCGCTCCGAGTAGTTGCCCTTGCGGAGCAGGCGGTGCACTCGGCCCACCGGGAACTGCAGGCCGGCCCGGGAGGAGCGGGTCTTGGCTTTGGCGCGAGCCTTGCCTCCTTGCTTGCCTCGTCCGGACATGTCTAGATGCAAAAAGACACGGGCGGAAAAGAAACAGATGAGCTTAGTGACTAAAAGCAAACAGTTTATAGGACCCTGCCGGCGCGAAAAGGAAGCTATATGATTGGTTCCTACTCGGTTTTTGTTTAAACCAATGGGAGCGCAATGGCATAAGGACGCTTGTCTTGATTGGGTGGAACTGGAATGTGACGTCTACAAAAGTAAGTCACCAATTATAGAAGAGCGTTACACTTCTTGATTTGCATAGGCCGTGATATTTAAGAAGGTGTCTCGGGCTCTTTCCGTGTTTATCTCGGTCTGCTGTTCGTCATGCCTGAACCAGCGAAGTCCGCTCCTGCCCCGAAGAAGGGCTCCAAGAAAGCCGTTACCAAGGCGCAGAAGAAGGATGGCAAGAAGCGCAAGCGCAGCCGCAAGGAGAGCTACTCCGTCTACGTCTacaaggtgctgaagcaggtccacCCCGACACCGGCATCTCGTCCAAGGCGATGGGCATCATGAACTCCTTCGTGAACGACATCTTCGAGCGCATCGCCGGCGAGGCTTCCCGCCTGGCGCACTACAACAAGCGCTCGACCATCACCTCCAGGGAGATCCAGACTGCCGTGCGCCTGCTGCTGCCTGGAGAGCTGGCCAAGCACGCCGTGTCGGAGGGCACCAAGGCCGTCACCAAGTACACCAGCTCTAAGTGAGCTTGTTTTGCCATCCTTTCTTTTCGTATCCACCCAACGGCTCTTTTCAGAGCCACTCACATCTATCAAAATGGAGCTTGTACACGttttaactgaaatatgcctataGTTACGTAGGTATATTAGTATGAATTTTTTCCTTCCTACCACTACCTAGTTAA encodes the following:
- the LOC132538039 gene encoding histone H2A type 2-C-like, coding for MSGRGKQGGKARAKAKTRSSRAGLQFPVGRVHRLLRKGNYSERVGAGAPVYLAAVLEYLTAEILELAGNAARDNKKTRIIPRHLQLAIRNDEELNKLLGKVTIAQGGVLPNIQAVLLPKKTESHKAK
- the LOC132538040 gene encoding histone H2B type 1-C/E/F/G/I encodes the protein MPEPAKSAPAPKKGSKKAVTKAQKKDGKKRKRSRKESYSVYVYKVLKQVHPDTGISSKAMGIMNSFVNDIFERIAGEASRLAHYNKRSTITSREIQTAVRLLLPGELAKHAVSEGTKAVTKYTSSK